The following is a genomic window from Nicotiana tabacum cultivar K326 chromosome 3, ASM71507v2, whole genome shotgun sequence.
attctgactgagtaaggcagggggcctgtgttgtgaggttattgagctgattcatgattatgaggctgagggcctaagaTTGTAcgctacgaggtggcttgttgatatgaggccgagagcctattgattatgccacgagatggcttgatattgcgcttgggccataaggggcctctcccggagtctgtacacccctagtgagcgcgggtacccattgtgatatgagatatagcccgaggggctggtgtggTTCCATGATAAtacccgaggggcggattctgtTGACTTTGTGGCCGAGGGGTGGATTTTTATATGTTTATGTGTTCTAGCTGCATTTCATTTAattatttaactgttaaaaaggtgttttaaagaagcttcttCTGAACTAAGTACTTTTACATGTTTTCACTATTTCTTTGTTTTACTGGTTTTATACTTCTTCTTTATAGCATATTGATgtgcttttacgtgatttcttattgctcagtcttcatttattattattactcactgagttggagtactaactttactccatgcaccctgtgtgcagatttaggtgctTCGGatcccgctagcgagtgttgacTTCTTCCAGCTTAGGCGGATTCGGATattcactaggtagttgctcggcgtcCACAACCTAGTTCTTCTCCCCCTATCTTATTTATTCTGCTTTAGTtttgtaatagactatgtagactttTCCTGTCTTTATTCGGATAGTAGAgactcatgactggtgacacctcgatgtcgggctatgtccaTTCCACAATTGTAttgtttcaccttcttttgggattattattatgttaaagacttaatttgtattattttaattgcttaaaatgaattgagAGAGTGTCGAATGGCCTTGttttcacgagaggtgccatcacgaccgggtctgggtttagggttgtgacacaTTCCCAATTTCAGTCACCTTTACTCTATTGCCATTAGGAAGTGTAATTAAGACAAGATATGGTAAGGTTATGATAATGGTTAGTGAGGATTTATTGTATGTTATATGTTATGATGCACATGAGTTTATGATCCATGTGTCAGTTCTTGATTTGAAATATTTGCATGAAAGTTGGCCGAAATCAACATAAGTGACTTTACTTGAACAGACTATCATACCTACAAAATTTACAGCTCTGTTGACTATACCGCTTGGGCTCTCACCACCATTTCTAGTCTGAAAGTATTATAGAAGGTTGACAAGTTTTTCATATTGCTCCTTAATAAGGCTTACATTTTGACTTTTATCCTTACGACCAGGGTCATCCTCAGCCATAGAAGTTGTATCAGTAGATGTCCCATGTATATTTTTCATTGTTCTTTTTCCTTTCCAGAGAACACGTGAGTGGAGAAGAAGAAATCTCAAACAGATTAATTCTGTGTAGGTCCCCTCTTATACAACTAGCAATAGGAATGTAAAATATCTAATCTAATGTGACTACAGCTATCAAATATTAACCACTAACTAACTGCTAAATCAGCACATACTGACTAATCAGGATAGAGAAAAAATATAAGATAAATATTTAATCTCAATAAttctgaaaagaaaaaagaatcaaGTAGAATAGGATCCATTAAGAAGATGAATTTATtacataaaaaaattaaagtCCTTTTGCTTTATGAAACCTTTTCAAAAGTagaaagtaaagaggaaaaaaataatcataaaaatagtgtgaaataagtgaatttatCGAATTAAGGTATTCTTAATTTTATATTAATGTAAAAATATGTGTTTTCCTTACTTTTTCATGCAAAAGGGAAATTTAGACCCAAGGACACGCATTAAAAATTGAAAAGTGATCCATTCCTTCTTCAACACTATAAAAtcaaaggaaatgaagaaatcaCTAAGAGTGTGTTTGATAAGATAGAAGTGATATAAGCTAGCAATTTTATGAGTGAGACCCCAAAGCATATTCAAAATAAGCAAGTATTTTATGAGATGGTACAATAGTGTGTTGAATCTCACTCTGGAGGTACACCCACACAACTGGCTCAGTAGTGTTGTGCGCATGACCCGGCCCAAGTTATATTTTATTGTTTACTTGTACTATTATTTTCATTAATTCTTTCCTATAAATATATAAAGGTATTTGGTGGAATAAAGAGATCACACGGTTTATTGTCTCATTAATTATTTCATTTTCTCTTTCTCATTTCTCGACCCTTCTAGGATTTCTCATCCTCTTTTCACCATAGCTCTTCATtccaacatggtatcagagcgtgAATTCTAGTTCTCTATATCGTGAGCAAGGGTGAGTTGCCTGGAAATTTCATTAGGATTAATTTTTGGTTGAAACTCGAGACGTTGTTGAGGTTTCTATTTCTGGACAAAAAATTTGGGATTTATACTCAAATCACACTCTCTGTCACTCGTACTAGTGAGAACTTCTGGTATTGCGACGGATTCGACGAAATTTGGGATCGACTCAAGCTAAGGCTTGCGGTGTATACAAGACCTTACTTCTTCATGTTTTTCCTAAGAAGTCTGGTAATATCATTCTAATCTACACACTTGAGGACTATCCTGATATGATTTAGAGTTTATATTATATAGATTTCATGTTTGCATGCCATTATATAGGACTCATTCTCAGTTTAGGATTAATTGTTAGGTACTCTTGCTTGTTTAGTTATTCTTAGTTAGCTTATGATATGGATATCACAATAGATAATCTTGGTCCTCCTTCGGTTTCTACCTCTTAGGGGTTCGCACCTTTCACAGTCGATCCATCTTATCTTTTTGCATGCACCTCTCTGACAGTCCTGGTAGCCAACTAGCGCATGTACTATTTAATGGGCATTATTTTGTACTTCGGAGAAGTAGTATGCTCACTTCTCTCTTGGCCAAAGATAAATTAGGGCTCTTAGATGGTAGAATTGCTCATTTTCCCCTTAATTCTCCTTATTACCCTTACTGGGAGAGATGCAATGATATGGTGAAAGCCTGGATCACTAATTTTGTGTCTAGAGACAAAGCTACCAGTGTTGTGTGCCTTAAGACTGCAAAGGAAGTTTGGACTAACAATAATGAGCTATTTGGGCAATCTAATGGGTCTAAATACCTTCAAATTCAAAGAGAAAGCAGTTCAACTGTTCAGGATTCATTAGACATTTCTACATATTTTACCAAACTTATAGGACTTAGGGATGAGTTAAATTACTCATATGTAGGACGTATATGCTCTTGTGGAGCTCTTCCCAAATTCATAGAAGATCAACAACTTTTTCAGCTCCTCGATGGGCTTAATTACTCCTACTTAACTGTAAAAAGTGCAATCATGATCATGAATCCCCTATCAACTATAAGTAAGGCTTATGAAAACTCCATCCACCATTCCAAACTTCTCAAATGAATCTGCTTCTTTCTATGTCTCTTCAACTTCTACCACAACTAATAGAAACTTTATCCAAAGGATCAACTTTTATTCCATGAAGAATATGTCTTTTGTTTCTTGCAAATATTGCAAGAAACTTGGCCACATAGGGGACAAATGCTACGGGCTGCATGGTTTCCCTACAGACTTTAAGTTTATCAAAAAATAAGAAGTCAGTTTCATGTGTCTATACTGACATTCCACATGTTCAAGCCAAGTTCTCCCACAACACACATTTCTGACAACTCTGCTCATGGATTCACCAAGGAGCAATATCATCATCTGATGAGTCTATTCCAACAAGTCCATTTGTCTTTTGGTATTGGTTTTGAGAATTTCCCTGCTGATAATTATGAGTTCACACACTTTGTAGGTTCCTTTACTGCTTATGATGTAGAATCTACTACCTCTCACATATGCACATCTTCTCAATTAGGTGTAAATCCTTGGATATTAGACTCAGGGGCAACAAATCACATGACTCCACACAAATACTTACTTCACAACCTTGTACCTTTGCCTAAACCCTTCCTTGTCACTCTACCTAATGGATATAAAGTAAAGGTTTTATCAATTGGTTTTCTACATCTTAGACATGATATAACCTTACTTAATGTACTACTTGTACCATCTTTTCATTTTAATCTAATTTccaaatattaatttatttctcTATTGGATTGTATAGCTATTCTTACCAAGTCTAATTGTTCTCTACAAGGTCATTCTCTAAAAAAGTTATTAGTAATGTGTAAGGCTGCTGGAAGGCTATACTACCTCCACCCTAATGCTAATTTGTTTCAAAATTCATATTTTGTCTTACTCTTTTTCTTATTCTATGACATGTAATAAGTCTGAGTTTGTCATCTCCCCTGTGAATACTCGTCCATGTAATCAAACACCTGTTGTGAATAGACTGGATTTGTATTGGCATCAAAGATTGGGGCATATGCCTTTTCATAGAATGAAATCCACTCTTTTTCTATTTGATAAAGTCTCTTCAAAATAATCTTTTATTTGTTCAATTTGTTCAATGGCTAGGCAACAAAGATTACCTTTTTATGATAGTCAAATTCATTCTACTGCCTCATTTCAGTTAGTACATATTGATGTTTGGGGACCATATAACACCAAAACTTATAatggttttagatattttttgaCATTAGTTGATGACTATAGTAGAGTAACTTGGACTCATCTTTTATCTTGTAAAAGCAATGCACTTCATGTCCTTAAAGCTTTTACTTCCATGGTTAAAGTGCAATTCTAGTCTTCAGTTCAAACCTTTAGATCAGACAATGTTTATGAACTTGGTAGTAATTTTGAGGTTGTTACTTTCTTTATCAGTCAAGGTATTCTACACCAAATAACAATTCCACACATTCCACAACAGGATGATGTATTAACTGCCACTTACCTCATTAACAGAATGCCTTTAGCCATTTTGAACAACATTTCTCCTTTTGAAAAATTACATGAACACTAACCATCCTATGATCATTTAAAGTCATTTGGCTATTTGTGCTTTTCCACTTCCCCAAAATTTGGCAAAGACAAATTCCAATCTAGAGTTCATCTCTAGTCTCTTCTTGGTGTAGTTAAAAACTCCTGAACCTATCTACTTTCACTATTTTTTAGTTTAGGGATGTAGTGTTTCATGAACATGTTTTACCTTATAACTCAACAGAACCCCCTTATCGTGTCTACTTCTTCCTCTCCACCTTTTTGTGGACATTCCTCTTCCTCCTGCATCTGCAGATTCTCCTACCATTGATAATTCATCTAGTCTTGTTATCACTTCTGTTCCTAGTCCTTCTTCATCTCCTGCTACTTCCGTCTCCACTTTACCTTCTCTTATCCTATTTTACCTTCTCTTTTTGTTCTTGTTCTCGAAAATCCACCAGACTTGTTACCCAACCATCTTACCTCAAAGACTATGTCTGCAATTTTGTTCTACTATCTGTTCCTGAGTATCTAAGGTGTCCCAGACTGAGTTGCATGTATATGAGCCTTAGTTCTACCTGCGGGCAGCTTCACATCATGTTTTGCAAGAGGTAATGCTAAAGAAATTTCAAGCTCTTGAGTCAAACCAGACTTGGGACATTGTTCCTCTTTCTCCTTACAAGAACGACATCCCTTATAAGTGGATTTACAAGATTAAACAGATGGCAGATGGCTCCATTGAAAGGTACAAAGCAAGGTTGGTCATCAGGGGTGACACTCAGAGGGAAGGTATTTACTTTAGTGATACATTTTCCTTTGTTGTCAAACTGACCATCATCAAATGCTTGCTCACCTTAGCTATTAAGAGGGGCTGGACTATTTTTCAGTTGGATGTCAACAATGCCTTTTTTCATGGAGACTTTCATGAGGAGGTTTATATAAAGATTCCCCCTGAGCTGGATGTGTCATCTTCCTCTGATTCTCCTCATTTGGTATGCAGACTCAAGAAATCATTATATGGCCTCAGGCAGGCTTCCATACTGTGGTTTTCTAAACTGTCTGAATCCCTGCACTCCAAGGGCTACATTTCCCACCTCAATTACTACTCTTTATTCACAAATCACAAAGTCTTCTTTTGGTTCTCTGGTAGTGTTGGTTGTGTATGTTGACGACATCATGTTGGCTGGTGATGACATTTCTGAAATAATTCCTTAAAATTATTCTTGGACACCTAGCTGAAAATCAAGGACTTAGGTCTGGTTCATTATCTTCTGGATTTGGAGATCTCTCAACATTCCCAAGGCTATCTCATGAGTCAACACAAATACACAACTGATCTTCTAGTAGAATTCAACTGCCAGCACTTTTCTCCTATCTCCACAGCTCTAGATTCTTCTGTTAAGCTTCATATGGATATCGGAACTCTTGTTTCTGACTCAAGTGTCTATAGGAGGTTAATTGGGAAGTTTAATTTTTTGCAGTACACCAAGCATGACAGCTCTTTCTCTGTTCAGCATCTAAGTCGGTTTCTTCAAACCTCGGGTTCCTCATATGTTGGTTGTTATCCATGTCTTAAGATATCTTGTGAATGATACTGCCCGGGGTGTATTGCTCTTTAATTCTGCTGATATGTCACTTGTGGGGTTTTCTGATTCAGATTGGGGATCTGGTGCCATCTCTCACAAGTCTGTTAGTGATTTTTATATTACCCTTAGTGGAAGTCCTATGTCTTGGAAGAACAGGAAACAACCTACCATTTCCTTGTCTTCAGCAGAGGCTGAATATAGGGCCTTGAGGAAAGTGGCAGCTGACTTAGTCGGGGCGGAAAATTACATGGACATCAACCATCTTGTTTCAGTTGAAAAAAAACATTCAAGAATCTATCACATCCTCGATACATTACCTGCCTATTTATCCGCCCCTACTAAAAAAGATCCCAATGTCCATTTCAGCTGAAACAAGCAAGTGACAAGTGACAATCAATAATCAAATATTTTGTGTTTGATCTTTATATATGGAGttaaaattcatgaaaatttTAGATTTATCTAAATTCTCACTCACAATTGAGAATTGTAATAAATAGAAAAGTACATTACCCCCTATTTGATCTAAAATTCTTGATCCATCTTGCATCTAACGTCTCAATTCTGCCACTTCCGCTTCTACTATTGCTAAGGGGAGTACTAGTTTAATTTTCCTCGGATAAATCTGACATCAACTATTCAGAACATTCTCAACATGTTCATAATATCTTCAATAGATTTGAAATCTCATTTCTTGCAAAGTAGATTTATTTTGCAGAAGGAAGATTACACTAGTTTCAAATTAACTAGGAAATTTTGTTACATTTCAGATACAGCCTAAGAAAAGGACGAAGAACATGTAAATAATTTACAAAGCAAAAACTTGGACGCCAGAAGCGAGGATGGAAATAAAGGTGTTCCTAATCTGTCTGAACTTGTTGTGTATGTATAATTGTATATACTGGAAGTCTATCATTAATGTATAATGTTAATCTGATTGACTGTGCATAAAATAATCTCTAATCGTCCTCTTCAAAGAGGATGGAGGATTCAGAACCGAAGAAGGGCTCTTGCTTGCAGCTTCTGGAGTTCGCTCTAAGTTctcttcaacttcaaaactctgaAAATGTTTCATCTTATGTGACTCTGGTGTGCTGATTTCAGGAGTCTTAGTTAAATTTGGCAAGTTTTCTGAATGACAGTCATCAGAGTCATTCTTGATGCTCACTGGTTTTTCATCAGCGAACAGCTTGCGACGTTCTATGTTAGTAAGTCCCATTACTCTTCTTCGAATGGACGATGGAGATCTTGTGTTTGAGTAACAACTGCTTTGAATGTTCCAAAAGCGTACCTGGCAAAGAGTTTGAGAATAGTACATTGGAACCATCTTAATTGAGCAAGCAATGTCACAAACAAAAGATAAGCTAAAGCAAACATCatattcttttttgttttaacATTATGGATTTGATCATGCTAATGTTCTGCTCATCTGTACAGCTTACCGTGAAATCATCTGATGCTGTAGCAACTTTTCCTGTCTCAGATGGGCACCTGTAGCAGTAGAATATTCAGATGATGGTTAGATTTGCTATAGGGCAAGTATCAATAATACTGAACAAACTTACCAGTCTACTGCTGTAACTTCTCCATCATGGTTTTTCAATATAAGGGGATCTGCTAGAGGTTTGTTCACCTGAGTCATGAGTACGTTGGAGTTAGTACCACATAAATGGAATCCAGTCAAAACCTTTGTAGTTACCAAACTGACCTGCCATATATAGGCATTTCCATCACTGGAaccactgagtacatgagctgCATCAGGACTTATCGCTGACTGAAATTGTCAAAAACTTCTTTAGTTCCACGAAGTTTATATTCCAAGTTATGATCATGGAAATTGACAATGCCACTCACCTTAAcaaaaaatgaattaatttggCATCCTGTGAAAGTTTTCACTGGCCCTTTTTCTGGCTGAAGCACATTGTAGAGATAGATTCTGAAGAAACACGCAGATCCACAGAAGAAGAAAATATCAGATGTTTAAGCTTAATAAGAGAGAATATTAGGTTCTCTTTTTGTGCATAATAGGTGTAGTCTTCATATTAGCTGGTGAAAATTGTGACTTCGTGTGATACCCATCAGAACATTGGCATACCTGCTGTCCATGCATGAAGCAGCAATAAACACGCCATTTAAATCTTGAGATAAACTAGATACTCCATGTAATCGCTTTCCCTAAACAAGATCGAAAGCTGTTATAAATCAATCAAGAATTGCTAAACTATGAACGAGTTGGATCATTTGCCAATTAAAACCAACCGAACAAACTTAGCATCCCTAATCATAAAGGAGGGACCAGGTTAAATCATAGTTATTAATGAAACAAAATTTTGTAAAATGCTGCTCAATGTTGTGAAGGTCACAGAAAACATCGCTAGCCTATCATAACATGGCAATTTAACTTTATCATTACCTTATGGGATGACACATTAGGATGAGGGCATGCCTGGAGAATAGGACTCTTCAGGTTTCTGGTATCCCAAAACTTTATGGCACtgaaatttaaaagtaaaagcagTGAATAACACAAATCACGCGATAAACCCCACTTTGAAGTGCTTGCTCAGTTTGAGGAACATTGCAAGTTTTCTTAGACACCTGTCAACTGCTCCAGCAGTAGCAATGGAGATCTCATCTTTCAGGTAAAGGACTGAAGTAATGCTCATGGAAGTAGCCTGAAATAATTTCTGGCAGTAAGAAATAAATTGTGCATTCATAAGTATAGAATAGGGTCATAAAGGATATCTTCACGAGGACAAACCTTTCCACCTTTAACCCGCCGCTGACGAGGAGAAACGTGAGCCTTGTGGACTGCTGCAATTGACCTGAACAAAGAACACATATTAGAAACTGGTTTAAACTTTAAAGCTGCTAACTCTACCTGTCTTTTAAAATTCGTAATCTATTTGCTTTATTTTGACCTGAATCAGGCTGTTTAGTTGGGAAAGATACTAGAAGTGTTCCCAATTTTGCTCATGCGAATGAAACTAGAAGCAAGACAGCAATTGATAATGCTCTTTAATCACCATTTTGATCTTACGGTTATAATAAAGTACTTACGGTATGGAAAATATGTGACTGCTGCTGCACGAGCTCCTCAAGTCCCATAGGGAAAAGGAGCCATCTCTTGAACCAGATACAATAATATCTATTTAAAAGCAAATCGCATGTGGGGATCAGAACATGCCATATCTTTGAGTAAAGAAAGTATGGAAGGGAAAAAGAGTTATTCGAGGAAGAGAAGTAGGAAAAGCACAAACCTACCCTGATTCGTAGGATGAGAACAAATGGATTTCACACTCCCGGTGTGACCCATTAATGCTCTAATACACTGCTTTTCTTGTGCATCCCATACCTTTATCTGCTCACATACATCAAGATTACTTGTAAGTAATGGATATTATTATACAAACTTTGTATAATGACCTTAGGAATTGTTAAGTTTCTACATAATTAAATATCACAGTCCACTTAGAAGGGTGAACCTTCACAGAAATTCTAATCAAAGACAATTGTATAAACACTACAATCAAGCAGTCAATATGCAAATGCTACTGTAACCAGATGCTTTGTCCTTAAAGTACATAGAACAGTTTTAAAACAACAACCAAAAACTAATTCAGTTGCTACTACATACAAATATCAGATATTTACTCACGCATTGATCGCCTGAAGCAGTTAAGATATTCATATCATCCTGCAAAGATCAAATGTATGTCATGTTAACAAGCTATAACTGAAAATCGATTGCAGGAAAACAAAAACACATGGAAACTATAGTAGTTTAGCAGATGCCTTTATTCATGTTTCAACATATCTAATAAAGTCAGACCTCTCTACAACAGCATCCcaatataacaacacttcactataaaagccaagcttttccggaaccaattttcatgttatgttataatatatgttctataTAACAGCAATTCGTTGTAACAtacaaaaatattcggaacaaacaaggctgttatagagaggtttgactgtacatCCGACCCAATATATCTGAACGGCTTCATTTTAGGTTATCCTTGCAAAAACTAAAAAAGATGAATGCGGATTGAAGATTCGGGTATTCTTAAATCAAACTCAGACTCTAATAGTAATACATTTTAGGACAGAAATAAAAACATGGATGTCTGATTGGGGTGAAACTgtcttattttcttctctttgaGCATTCAATTCGTTTCTTCCCCAGTCTTTGCTTGGAATTTAAACTCCTTAGTGTGGACCTCTTAGGATGCAATGCCCCGAAACTGCTTCTCTTTTCTGAACCTTTTTGGTGCTCCCCGAATATTGTTTCTATTAGTTGCTTTAACTCATGTCCAATTTTCAGTAATAGGAGTAAGTGATAGTCAAAGGCTCATTTCAGGTAAGGCCGGAAATTCAGAAAAGCTCAGGGAGGATGCATCGCCTCACTTAAGCTGTGTTTCAATGGAAGCAAGGCACTACGGATTGCCCATGACTTCTATCTTGAATCGAGCAGTACTAAACAATAAACATCATCAGCAAAGAGATATATCATTTGTTAAGGAAATCGTTATGATAGAACTTGTTACTTTTTTCTTGCATTTTATATGTGTATATTAGTTTTTCTTCGTTGCACCTTTTTTAATAAAGCATGCACACGCATACAGCCCGTATAGATTGCAGCTCTTTTTTTAAAGCTTTTTCCTTTGACAACACTGAGGAAAAATCTTGGTTATCAAATTAATTTGGAAGCTGAGATGTACCTTGATCCAACATACATCAAATATAGCATTTTCATGAGCGACCCACTCTGACATCTTAGATTTTTCTGTAAATTGCAAATTGATCAGGTAGAAGTCCAAGAAACATAA
Proteins encoded in this region:
- the LOC142176677 gene encoding uncharacterized protein LOC142176677; translation: MHLSDSPGSQLAHVLFNGHYFVLRRSSMLTSLLAKDKLGLLDGRIAHFPLNSPYYPYWERCNDMVKAWITNFVSRDKATSVVCLKTAKEVWTNNNELFGQSNGSKYLQIQRESSSTVQDSLDISTYFTKLIGLRDELNYSYVGRICSCGALPKFIEDQQLFQLLDGLNYSYLTVKSAIMIMNPLSTISKAYENSIHHSKLLK
- the LOC107779387 gene encoding uncharacterized protein LOC107779387, translated to MEGSNKHQSFFQDIKSRELHGFRVKKRPYISIESSEVDQIGALAVEHNGNTPPPMAVSFCKTSENSHILAVADEGGYVSLYNTRLKFPPSSTHQQNAEKSKMSEWVAHENAIFDVCWIKDDMNILTASGDQCIKVWDAQEKQCIRALMGHTGSVKSICSHPTNQDIIVSGSRDGSFSLWDLRSSCSSSHIFSIPSIAAVHKAHVSPRQRRVKGGKATSMSITSVLYLKDEISIATAGAVDSAIKFWDTRNLKSPILQACPHPNVSSHKGKRLHGVSSLSQDLNGVFIAASCMDSRIYLYNVLQPEKGPVKTFTGCQINSFFVKSAISPDAAHVLSGSSDGNAYIWQVNKPLADPLILKNHDGEVTAVDWCPSETGKVATASDDFTVRFWNIQSSCYSNTRSPSSIRRRVMGLTNIERRKLFADEKPVSIKNDSDDCHSENLPNLTKTPEISTPESHKMKHFQSFEVEENLERTPEAASKSPSSVLNPPSSLKRTIRDYFMHSQSD